The region TCGCTGCCGCTGAGCACTTCAATAGTGCGATTGTTCGCAGCCGGTTTAAGAACGTGCACATGCGTCTTTCCTTCAAGTTCCTTTCGCTGGTTCCAAAGGATGAATCCATCGTTCGTCACTTGCGGTTCGTTCAGCGTATTGATTTGCCAATACTTCTGGAACTCCGGCTTCGCGGTCGTCATATCGTCGGTCAGAACGATAACCGCGGGAACGTCACTACGAAACATGTTGAGAAAGCAAAAGCCGCGACTATAGTCCGCCATCTTCTTTGAATAGGCCTTCGTCAAGTTCGCTTTGAAGTAGCTGAAAAGCGGTTTGTCGGTGGATGGCCCAATGCTGGTAGCAATGACTTTCCCGTTATCGAACCACGGATTGCTAAGGACTTCTTTGGGAGTCCGCGGAGCCACTTGGTTGTAACGCGTGCCGCCGTCGTTCGACTCGGCTCTTCGAAATGTTTCGTCCGGGTCAACAGCAAGCATCATGCTATGGGCGATCGATCGCTTGTTGAAGTTACGATCGTACGGGGTGCCGTAGAACTTGTAGAGCCCCAGATCCGCGACTTGAAGTCCTCGGTAATAGACCTGTAACGATCCAGCATCCGAGTGCTGATGGTTTCCGAAGAGATAGCCACCTCCCTTGATCTCAGCGACCACGTCGTTGCTATCGAGGCTGATGTCCCACCCGGTTCTGGCAACCATCGAGCCCAACACCGGCCCAAAGTCTTTTGTCAATGGAAGCGACTCGAGGCTTTCGATTGGCTCCAGTGTTGGATCGTTCAACAGGAGGAACATGATCGGGTCACTCGCCGGGCCGCCCTGTCGGTAGAAGTCCGCCTTCAAGATCGGGTCCTGGGCATAGGCGTACATCAACAACATCGTTCGAGGGTACTTCCAATAGTTGAATCGTCCATCGGAGACGCCACTCGAACCATCGCCGTCGCGAAGCATCATTCCATCCGGCATTCTCATGTACTGCCAAAACTTGCGTACTTCCTTGATGTTCTCATCGAAGGCCGGTTCGCCGGTCATGCGATAGAAGAGCCACGCGCCGTGCATTTCCCAACCGAACCGAAACGCTCCGTAACTGACGCCCTGGTTGTATCGCGGAGACTGAAACTCAAACTTTCGCATGGGAACCAAGTGTTCGAGAATCACGTACGATGTGTACTGGTACAACGTCGGATCTCGTTCATACAGGGCAATGCTCATGCTCAACAGGTCGCGATTGATCTGAGCCTCGGCGCCATGGCCGGTGATGATCGTTTGGCGGAACGGTGGCCAGCCACACTCCATATCCATTGCCAATCGCATGAGATTCTTATGCAGCGTGGCTTGTTCGTTGTCACTAAGCAGATCGTGGCACCAATCGAACACAAGCGAACCGGTGTAAATGGCGCGGCCAACCTCTCGAGTAATGTCGAGAATGTTGCCAAACTCAACACGCTCGAGGTAATCGTTCATCAACTGAACCGCCTCGCGACCAACTTTCTCGTCACCGGTCATCAAGTAGTAGAAGGCTTTCGTTTCAGCTGCCTTCTCTAGCGAGGCATTGTGCGGCGTTTCTTCGTTCTCGGCGAACGTAATCTCAAACGGTTGTGTCGCCGTTCGAGCAAGCTTATCCCAAACCTCATGGTGCTCATCAGATTTCAATCGAGAACGAATAAGCGGAAGAGTTTCTTCGTTGCACCATAGTCGTGGATGACTTGCAGGCGGCGTCCACTTAGGACGATAGTCTTGTGCAGCTTCAGGAACTGCCGGGGCGACGTAGGGCTGAATCGTGACATATCCAAGGCGAACACCTTGAGGCAGCCAGATTTTCAGCTTCTGCTCGTCACCGTTAAAGTGGAACTTTCCCGTAACCTGGTGTGGCCGATGCCAAGGAACGTACACAACACGTTTCGTTGGACGTGTCTCATCGACCTGAAGCTTCATGAAGAGTGAGTCATATTTACCTTTCGCTTCCTCCATGAGCTTATTCCCATGGTCATCGACAACGGCAAACGTCCGTATCAGGTAGATGCCTTTCGTAGGTGCTTTGACAAGGAATGTCGCGTCAGGCTCTTGGCGATCCGTGGCGACGCCTGCGTCAGCGTTTTCTTTCAACGTAATTCCAGGCAGCCCCTCCAATCGCTCATCCTCGACGAGCTCGGCATATTCTGCAGAGACATCCGCGTTGCTGGCGATCAGTTTGGTTGCCCCACTATCCGAAAGCTCAATTACCTCGGCAGCCTCACAAGTGGTTCGATCCAACAGAAGAACAACACTCGCGCAGAACAACAGTGTCAGGAAACGTTTTAGCATTTTCTAATCCTAAAATTCTGGATTGAAATGGTTGCGGGCGACGTTGGGTGGTCGGTCGTGCGTCGCCTAGGCGGGGGAATCGCGAAACGGCCGGTTCAATGAATCGACATCTCGCAAGCTCGTATCTCTGGAATGTTAGCGGCCATTCGCCACAATCATGATGTCACGTGGCATCATAGCAAGGCCATTTGTTTTTGTCACGAGTAATCTAGATCGCGGCTAAGAAATGGTTTCCGATTAGCCTGCAAGAGGGGCAGGTGCGACGTTAGTTGTTGAACTTGCGAGGAGGCTCTAAGACCGTTTACCGGAATTCGTCCTCCTGCGAATTTTGGCTGCATGAACAGCCAATATCCCAGTCCAAAGATGCTGGAAGGAATGTCAACCTCGTGCAGCGTAACGCCGAGCGATAGCACTTGCGAAGGACCATATGCTCGGCTACGGTCAATTATTCTGATGAAGCTTCGTCCACTCTTTTATTATGCACACGACAACCCATGAAACTTGCTGGCATACTCCACCTGCTGATTTACCTCGTTATTGCTCTGGGTATTATCCTGACACATTCGCAAGTTTCCGCGGATGAGGTTCCACCGCCGAAAGCGGCCCAGGTATCAGAGAGTGAGTATGTCTTTCCCAATGCAGAAGTTTTTGATCTGAAGTCAAAAGAAGGTCGGGAGTATCGGATATTTGTCGCAACGCCCGAAGGGAACACCGTTCCTTCGGATTTACCAGTGCTTTATGTACTCGATGCGAATGCTTATTTTCCTCTGGCGGCCAGTTTAAATCGCTTGCGATCGCGAGGCTCGGTGGGTGGAGCGATTGTCGTTGGGATTGGCTATCCATCGGATGGACAGTTCGACATGCAGCGTCGAACGTTCGACATGACAACGAAAGCAGATCCGGCTAAGCTGCCCCCATCGCGAGGCGGTCGAGGTTGGCCGGAGTCTGGCGGCGCGGACCAATTTCTTAGTTTCATTGTCAACGAACTGAAACCAAGAATCGTCGAGAAGTATTCGGCAAGTTCCTCGGATCACGCGATCGTCGGCCATTCCTTTGGTGGACTGTTTGTGATGCATGCCTTCTTCACCCAGCCTAATGCATTTCAAACCTACATTGCGATCAGCCCGAGCGGTTGGTGGAATGACTATGCACTTTTAACCGCTGAAAGACAGTTCGTGAAGAACGTCCAAAGTTTGGCCGCGCCCAAAAAGCTTTTTATCGAAGTCGGCGAATTAGAGTTGGCCGGAAATCAAGGACCTGCCGCGGCGTTAGACCCTACCGCTGCTAGTACCGCCTTTGGAACGACGGCCGATTTCGCGAATCGACTGATGCAAATTAAGTCGGATAAGCTGGAGGTGAAATATCGAGAGTTCTCAGGTGAAAATCATGGTACGGTTGTTCCGCCTGCATTGATCGAGGCATTTCACTTTGCGTTCCCACAGTCACATCGCTCCGGTCCAATGCGTCGACGGGAAACAAACTGAGATACCGTTCCTCGGCGGGCACTTAAGTGACTACGGTTAGTCCGTAGAAGTATGTCATCGAGCCAGAGAAGGCAAATGCGTTGGTTGAGAGGCATCCGATCAAGACAGATACGTCGTGTCGGTCAAATACACAACGCTTGGAAGAACAGTGGAGATAAGCAGTGACGGCCTGGTGTCGCAGATTCGCACCAGGCCGTTCGCTTTCTAGAAAAACGCAAGCTTACTGCGGCAGGACTTCAAACGTTGCTGCATAGCTTAATCGTCGGTTTTGTGCTTGTGTAATGGTTGTGTTTTCGTCTTGGAAAGACGTTTCCAACCAATACATGCCAGGCTCTTTCCATTCGACGGTGAATTCGCCTTGGGCATTCGTCTCGACGTGCTGGTCCTCTTGGGCGTCGCGATAGCGCGTTCCACCGCGAATGACTTCAACTTTGAGACCAGCCATTGGCTTACCGTCTACCAGGAAACGGAACGTCCCCTTTTCGCCAGCGTACAGGTCGTTCGGATGGGTGATAGGAACCAACTCGATACCTTTGCCGGTTGACTCGAAGACTTTTTCCGTTGGTCCACCATTGGTCACATACGTTTCAATGCGTCCGATACTCTCCGAAACTTTTAGATTCGTCGCGTTGGAAGGAACTTCTTTTGCAAAAGATTCAGGTGTGCCGCGCCAACGGCGACGTTCGCCATTTTCTTCCCAGCTTCCGAACAAGCCATGGTTATCGATCGCAATGCGGTAAGTCCCTTCCTGCTTCAGAGGAACATCGAACACGCTGCGATATCGCAAAGTGGCTTGATTTTCAGCTTCGACCTTGGAACCATCAGGTGCCGTCACGGCCAAATTGGTAAGCTGCAGTGGGAAGTGATTGAAGTAGAACAAGTCATTGGAAACGGCCGCGTCGACGGTAACGAGCGGTTCGGCACCAGAGAGAACCGTTTGGGATGGCAACAACCAAACTTTGTGAGCGAACGCCGACAGTGGTACGCACATCAGCAAAGCGATCGCCGGAACAAATGAGCGAAGCATTGAAATCTCCTGAGGGGGAAATAGGAAAGACTCTGAAAGTGAAACTTCGACCGATAGAATTAGACTGGGTTACGGCTCAATCGAGAGCGAAACTTTGCCTAACTCCTCTTTACCGCGCACTTCTTCTTTGAATGATTTTTGAACAGGCCAAGTGAATGGAATTTCAAGCAATTCTCGGCCGCCAACTTCGCGCGCCGCTTCGACGATGAGGGTGTAATCGCCAGGCTTGAGGCCAGACAACTGCTTATCGGATTCTGAGAATTTCAGATCGTGAGAGCCAGCAGGACGCGTGGCTCCGCTTACACCGTCGACAGGAAGATCGAGACTTCGACCGGTTCGTCGCCACCACTGCCGAAGATCGGGAAGCCACTTCGTGCCGACTTCATCACCTGGCGAGTCCATCTGGTACCAGACGGCCAAATTGGCAGCAACTTTGCGGTTGCCGTCCTGAATCCACACCGCAATGTAAGGGCGATGGTACTCCGACACGTTCAGTCTGGGGATCTCAACACTCACTTGCAATTCCGCCGCGTAGGACGTCGCAGTAAAGATTAAGAGAAGAATGAACGTTAAAAACATTGGTGGTTTAGCATGCAGCATTTAATGATGACTCCTGAAGGAGAACTCGCTTATTTCTTAATGAATAAAAAGCATTGCCAAAAGCAAGGGGAGAATCAGCCCAAGGGTGACCAAAGGCCAAGTCATCCGACGATGGCGTGCGTGAAAGTAAAGAAGAAACAATCCGGTGATGCAGAAGATCAGCGTGGCGACCGCAAAAATGTCGATGAACCACTTCCACGCAACTCCGGTGTTGCGACCCTTGTGCAAATCGTTGAAGTATGAAATCCAACCACGGTTGGTATGTTCGTATTCAACGAAACCAGTTTCACGATCAATTGCCAGCCAGGCATCTGAGCCGGGGCCTTGCATCGACAAGTAGATTTCTTCTTCCGACCATTCCGCAGGACGAGAGCCGACCGTTTTGCCAAATTGACCGCTAAGCCATTTTGATAATTCTCGGGGAAGCGGGGCATCTTCTTCCGTGGTTTGTTCGTTCAAAGAAACCAGCATGTCCGAGGGAATCTCGGCCGTCAGCGTCGTCACGGTTGGTTCAACGGTAATCTCGCTGGGATGATTGAGCGTGATGCCAGTGATGGTGAAGAGCAGCATTCCGACCAGGCTGATTGCCGAGCTGATCCAATGCCACTGGATCATCGTTCGCATCCAGTAGGCGCGGCGTTTCTTGTCGCGACTGGCTTTTTCTTTTGCGTCACTCGTCGTTGAGGAAGTCACTTCTGCCAACGTAAGCTCTCGACCAGGAAGGTGGTGAGACAGGATCTCAATAGTGAAAGTCCTAGCGAGTCTATACCGTTAGCGCGCAATTGGCAAGCAGAGTAACCAAATCAAACTTTGCGCCGAGTTTGCGCGAAGTCTGCGCGAACCTTGCCCAAAGATTACTTGGCTAACGAATGACTTGCCAGCTAAACATTGGGGCGATATCTTAGGTTATTCACAACTTGTTTCTCATAGCGACTGCCAAGCCACATCTACCAGCTAGGCTTAGCCATTTGGCAATTTCTGAAAGTGCGTTTTGGAATTTTATTGTCCTGAACGTTCCACTTCAGTCGCCCTTGTGATGCCGTCGATTGCGCCAACTCGTAACATCACAATGACTTAGGTTCATGACAGGAAGTTTGTCTCGAAAGCCCGTTTGACGATTCGTATAGCCCCGATTCGTTGGACAAGAATTCGCCATTTAAACGGCTTTCGTCGTCCCATTGCATCCGTGTTTGATCGAAGGAAGAAGAATGTCGAACGAGACATCCCCAAACCAAAACGCCGCCGATTCACCCCCATTACGCACGGAAAACCTCGTAAAAACGTTCCGCCAGGGAGCGAACCAAGTCAACGCTTTGAACGGCGTTACGCTCTCCGTTCAATCGGGTGAATTCACCGCAATCATGGGACCGAGCGGTTGCGGCAAAAGTACTCTGCTGCATGTGATGGCAGGGCTTACGCGTCCTGATACCGGATCGGTTTTTGTCGAAGGTGAGAAGCTTTCGAGCTTATCGGACGCCAAGCTGACCGATTTTCGACGTCGCAGAATCGGCTTGGTGTTTCAGCAGTTCAATCTGGTCACCGCATTGACCGCCATCGAAAACGTAATGCTGCCTCTCTTGGCGGAAGGAAGCCGTCCGAATGTCGATGCAAAGCAGCGAGCCACCCAGCTTCTAGAACGCCTCGGTCTTGGCGATCGCCTCGGACATCGGCCCGATGCGATGAGTGGTGGCGAACAACAGCGAGTCGCGATCGCTCGAGCATTGGTGACGGACCCCGCAATCATCTTAGCCGATGAGCCGACAGGTAGTCTCGATTCCGGAAACGGAAATGCGATTTGTTCGCTTCTAAAAGAACTCAACGAAGAAGAAGGGCGAAGCATCGTAATGGTGACGCATGAACCTGCGGTTGCGGCATGGGCAAATCGTATCGTCGTTATGAAAGATGGAACAGTTTGTTCTGACTGGAAAGCGGAGCAGGTACCGGATGCCCAGTCTCTCGCGATTCGCTATCAGGAGATCGTCTCCGGCCAAACAACGGTAGGTGCTGTATGAGCTTGTCTTGGAAGTTGTTTGTCGCCCACGCACGGCAGCAAAAAGTACGATTACTCCTGACGGCGTTGGCAATGATTGCCGCAATTGGTGTCGTTCTGTGGGTTGTCTCAGCATATGAAGCGATCGCGTCACAATTTGACGAACAAACCGACGACTTTATCGGCAATTACACAACGTTCGTTGTGCCCAAAGATGCAGATCAACAGATCTCACCGGAAGTTATCAGTGCCGTAGCCAGCCATCCGGCTGTAGAGTCGGCCAATCCTGTTACTCAATTCAAAATGATGTTTCGACGGGCGAATCCATTGCCTGATGCAGGGGCACCTCCGCGACGGTTTTGGCCGAGCGTTGTCGGAACCGATTCGCCCGAATCTCGCTACCCACTTATGGAAGGGAGATGGCTCGACCCTAACTCTCAAACTGAGTCCGTTGTCAGCAGCGGAGTATCTGATGCACTCGGGCTGAAACCAGGGGACGCAATACGATTCAGAACAGTGAACGGTGAAGTCGTTGATTTGGATGTCGTTGGTATTGTTCAACAACCTGAGTCAGAGGTTGAGTTTGCCATGACGCGTACCAAAGGCGGAGCGCCTGGCGGCGTGAACCGAGGCCCCGCTTCGCTGGCTGCCTACGTTCCAATGCAACTCGTGCCAACACTTACTGGTGATACGCACCCAACTAATCTGATCGAAGTCCGTATGCGTCCTTCCAAGACAGCAGATGTTTTGGAGGATGCAATCGCATCTGCGAATCCGGCCGTTGAGCTACTTCGTACAGATGACATCCGCTCGAAGATCTCGTCTGGATTTGAAGCGGAAGGGGCACGGAAACAGGCATACTTTGTGACCGCACTGTCCATCCTGGCATCTGCGTTCATCATTTTCACGACGTTAAGTATGGGCGTGAACGAACGCGCTCGACAAATGGCAGTACTCCGTGCGGTCGGCCTTCGACGATTTCAAGTCGCGCAGCTGGTCTTCGTCGAGGCACTTGTCCTTGCCGTCTTTGGTTGGGTCGGCGGATTGCTTGGAGGCTGGATATTGCTTCAGCTTCTAGCCAATGCAACGCCATCGCTCTTTCCCAACGGAGTGCAGTTGGGTCTTGCGAGCATACTGTTGACAGGATTGTGCTCGTTTCTTGGAGCCATACTAGCTTCAATACTTCCTATTTGGAAAGCCACACGGATCAGTCCATTGGAAGCCATGGCCCCGACACCGATGCGACCAAAATCTGGTCGATGGTACGTTATGGCGACTGTCGTTAGCCTGATGCTAATCGCGATCAATCCTTTATTGGTTTATGCGGTAGGAATGCCGGAAGGGGTTCGATTCGTCTTGATATTGCTGGTAGGCGCGCCAGCAACGGTGCTTGGTTTCGCATTGTTGGCTCCACTTGTCGTACTTGGTGTGGAACGCATTTTGAGCCCATTAATTGCATGGATCATGCGGATTCAAACTGGGCTCGTCAAAAGCCAATTAAGCACCAACATGTGGCGAACGACCGGAATTGCTGCATCGTTAATGCTGGGGCTTGGGCTCTATACCGCAACGCAGGTTTGGGGATATTCGATGCTTGGCGGCTTTATGCCAGGGCGTTGGACACCGGACACGATTGTTAAATTTGCCGAGGGAATTCCAAGAGAGCAATACGAGCAGATTTGCCAAGTCACAGGTATCGACTCGAATCGTTGTCTGACCGCTGCCGTAGAGCAAACGAAGCTTGTCGGCGATCCACTTAAAGCGGCAGAGCGAGATTCTGCCGTTCGCCAGGATAACGTTTCTCTCGTCGGTCTTGATACCGAAAAAGCTTTCGCTGGAAATAACCCACTGTTTCAACTTCGCTTCGTTCAAGGTAACCGAGAAGATGCACTAGCGAAGTTACAGAAGGGGCGATTTTGTTTAGTACCAGATACCTTTGATCGTCTGGCTGGTCTAAAGGTTGGCGATACGATTACGATGATCCCTCCTAACCGTCCCAAGGAGCCCGTCGAATATACGATTGCAGGTATCGTATCGATGCCTGGTTCGAATTGGATAACTAAAACCACAGGTATTCGTCGTCATTTCGTCCGCACCGCAGGCATCGTCTTCGCCCCGGAAGAAGAAGTGCGTGAAGATTTTGCTTTGCCGATGCTTGAATATCTCTGGCTAGACCCACAATCAGGGATAAATGACGAACAGCTAAAGGAAGCTTTGCAGGCCGTTGTTGCTTCAGCAGAAAAGACCAGCCAGCGCGAGTCCGCTCAACAAGGAATTGGCCCTGGACGTCGGGTCGGGGGACTTTCTCGGGATGAATTGCAAGTGACGTCCTTGGAAGATGTTCGCAACAGTATGCGGCGTCGCGGAGGGGCTGCCGTTGGCGCCATGGGGTGGCTTCCACTGATTACGCTTTTAGTGGTGTCACTAGGCATCGTGAATACGATGGCTGCTTCTGTCCGTGCTCGACGCTGGGAGTTTGGCATTCTAAGGGCGATTGGTCTACGCCGACTTGGCCTGGTCAAACTTGTACTATCAGAGGCAATCATGATTGGCTTGGTTGCAAGTGCTCTTAGCTTGCTATTTGGAATATTGACGGGATGGACCTGTCTTGGCTTGGTTCGTTATGTCAGCAATCAATGGTTTGAAGGTGTCAGTACACCGTTGGTTGTTCCGTGGTCGTCGCTCGTGTTTGGCTATGCTCTTACGTTCACACTTTGCTTCCTTGCAGCGTTGTGGCCCGCGATTTCGTCTGGAAGGACAGAACCGCTAACACTTCTGCAAGCAGGTCGTGCATCGACGTAAGTCAATACTTCGCGAACAGGCAGGCACTCCTGATGAATATGACTACCCGACCATCGTCGCCGCTGGTCGTACATGGAATACGCAAGCAATTTAAGCGTGCTCAAACATCGATTACTGCTCTCAGCAAAGTCAACCTTACGGCGCAGGTTGGCGAGTTCATTGTCATCATGGGAGCTTCCGGATCTGGCAAGAGTACGTTGTTGCATGCAATTGCCGGACTAACAGACGTCGATAGCGGAAAGGTGATCGTTAACGGCCAAGACCTTTCACAATTGAACGATGTGCGATTGACCAAATTTCGCGGAAAGGAAATTGGCCTCGTTTTTCAAGCTTTCAATCTCATTCCAAGCTTGTCTGCGGAAGATAACATTCGACTTCCGGCTCCGGTTAGTTCTACTTTAAGTGATCGCGTCAATCATTTACTTCAGCGGTTGAACCTTATCGAGAGGCGATTACATAAGCCAGGCGCTTTGTCAGGTGGCGAACAGCAACGAGTGGCTATTGCACGAGCGTTAATTTGTGACCCTGCGATTTTATTAGCCGATGAGCCGACGGGAAGTTTAGACTACGACGCAGGCCAACAAATCTGCCAACTTTTGTCGGAGCTATCGCGAGAGCAAGGGCGTACCATTTTGGCAGTTACTCACGAACCAAATGTAGCCATGTGGGCCGATCGTGTCGTTGTTATGAGAGATGGCAACAACGTTGCCGAATTTGTACCTGATGGCTCACGTGATCCACAGTCCGTTGCGTTGCAATATCAAAGTCTTCTTCGTGATGGCGTCGGGGCCGTTTGATGAAAAAGATATTTCAGCTTGCGTGGGCTATGTTGTGGGATTCTCCAGTTCGCGTAGCGCTAACCGTCTTGGCAACCGCCGCAGCAACCTGCTTAGTTATTTGGATTGCTAGTGGCTATGATGCACTAGAGAAAACATTTGACGACTACGCGAATCTGTCGATGGGACGCTACGAACTGGCCGTGGCCCCCATCGAGCAAAAAGAAGAAAAGTTTATCCCGGAGGAAGTGTTGGCAGATCTCAGGGCTGACAATTTTATTGCGAATGCCGATCCTATGTGGGCTGTTCGTGCTGAAGTGGTTCCTGAGAAGTCAACGTTTTCTACTGCTAAGCATGGTAAAGGAGAAAAACCTTCCAACTTTGATCGTGATCCACAGTTCAGGCCTCCCGGCAGCTTACCTGGTACGCTGCTGATGTTCACTGATGCTTCCCAGCCGCCGTTTGAAATGGCGCAAGGGGAATGGCTTTCAACAGAAGATGCCGATCGGTTTCAAGCTGTCGTGCGGACAGAAACTGCTGAGAGAATGGGTCTCGAGGTCGGCGATGGAATGATTCTGATACGGAATGATCAGAATCATTTGTTGAAGGTAAAAGGAATACTCGATGCCCCCAAGCTAAAAGGGGCAGGGGATTCAGCGTTGCCGATTCTCGCGCCCAGCAAGGGCGAATTGTTCTTAAACGCGGTGGCTGCCGAGGAACTTCTAGGAGAACGCCCAAAGATCAGTTTAATTGCTGTTTCATTACGAGAAGAGACGGACATCAACTCTTTTCGATTCGGGTGGGGACCCAAGCTCTCTTCCTATGCAACGCCTGTCCAGTTTCAGCAAGCGTTTGAAGTCGAGGAGGCACTTGATCAAAGCTCGTCCGCAGCCAACGTTCGTCTGCAATCGTATGCCGCGACTGGTGTATCCTTATTGGTAGCGTTTCTCGTGGTTTTGTGCACGTTAAGCATGGGAGTCAGCGAACGAATCCGGCAGTATGCCATTCTCCGGTCACTCTCATTTACGCGATTTCAGATTGCCAAACTGATCATGCTGGAAGGACTCTTTCTTGGCTGTCTAGGTTTTGCAATCGGTCTCGGTATAAGCTATTTGACATTGCTGCTTATCGGCACCGTTGCATCCCAGATGCTAGATAACGGTGTTGTACTTGGACGTCATGGCGTGCTTCTCGGAATGGCCGCAACACTGGGTGGAGCGTTTGTTGCCGCGTTGATTCCCGCGGTGGGAGCAACTTACGTGAAGCCATTGGACGCGATGTCCTCCGGGGGAAACGAAGCAGTCAGTGACAAGTCGTTTTCGAGAGTTGGATTTGTTTTTGGGCTACTGTTAATTGCTGTTAATCCAGTCCTTACTTTTCTAGTTCCGCCTGTATCAGAAGCCAGCGTACCGATCTCGATGGTGATCGGCTTCGCATCGATGGCGCTGGGCTTTGTTTTCGTGTCACCAGCTATCGTTGTTGGAGTGGATCGCTGGCTAAGTCCTGTTCTCGCCAAGATGTTGAGGATTAATCCAAGTTTGTTGGCGAGTCAGATTACCAGTCACCTCTGGCGAACCGTTGGGG is a window of Bremerella sp. TYQ1 DNA encoding:
- a CDS encoding alpha/beta hydrolase, which encodes MKLAGILHLLIYLVIALGIILTHSQVSADEVPPPKAAQVSESEYVFPNAEVFDLKSKEGREYRIFVATPEGNTVPSDLPVLYVLDANAYFPLAASLNRLRSRGSVGGAIVVGIGYPSDGQFDMQRRTFDMTTKADPAKLPPSRGGRGWPESGGADQFLSFIVNELKPRIVEKYSASSSDHAIVGHSFGGLFVMHAFFTQPNAFQTYIAISPSGWWNDYALLTAERQFVKNVQSLAAPKKLFIEVGELELAGNQGPAAALDPTAASTAFGTTADFANRLMQIKSDKLEVKYREFSGENHGTVVPPALIEAFHFAFPQSHRSGPMRRRETN
- a CDS encoding DUF4198 domain-containing protein, whose translation is MLRSFVPAIALLMCVPLSAFAHKVWLLPSQTVLSGAEPLVTVDAAVSNDLFYFNHFPLQLTNLAVTAPDGSKVEAENQATLRYRSVFDVPLKQEGTYRIAIDNHGLFGSWEENGERRRWRGTPESFAKEVPSNATNLKVSESIGRIETYVTNGGPTEKVFESTGKGIELVPITHPNDLYAGEKGTFRFLVDGKPMAGLKVEVIRGGTRYRDAQEDQHVETNAQGEFTVEWKEPGMYWLETSFQDENTTITQAQNRRLSYAATFEVLPQ
- a CDS encoding DUF2271 domain-containing protein, which gives rise to MSVEIPRLNVSEYHRPYIAVWIQDGNRKVAANLAVWYQMDSPGDEVGTKWLPDLRQWWRRTGRSLDLPVDGVSGATRPAGSHDLKFSESDKQLSGLKPGDYTLIVEAAREVGGRELLEIPFTWPVQKSFKEEVRGKEELGKVSLSIEP
- a CDS encoding PepSY-associated TM helix domain-containing protein, with the translated sequence MTSSTTSDAKEKASRDKKRRAYWMRTMIQWHWISSAISLVGMLLFTITGITLNHPSEITVEPTVTTLTAEIPSDMLVSLNEQTTEEDAPLPRELSKWLSGQFGKTVGSRPAEWSEEEIYLSMQGPGSDAWLAIDRETGFVEYEHTNRGWISYFNDLHKGRNTGVAWKWFIDIFAVATLIFCITGLFLLYFHARHRRMTWPLVTLGLILPLLLAMLFIH
- a CDS encoding ABC transporter ATP-binding protein, whose translation is MSNETSPNQNAADSPPLRTENLVKTFRQGANQVNALNGVTLSVQSGEFTAIMGPSGCGKSTLLHVMAGLTRPDTGSVFVEGEKLSSLSDAKLTDFRRRRIGLVFQQFNLVTALTAIENVMLPLLAEGSRPNVDAKQRATQLLERLGLGDRLGHRPDAMSGGEQQRVAIARALVTDPAIILADEPTGSLDSGNGNAICSLLKELNEEEGRSIVMVTHEPAVAAWANRIVVMKDGTVCSDWKAEQVPDAQSLAIRYQEIVSGQTTVGAV
- a CDS encoding FtsX-like permease family protein, producing the protein MSLSWKLFVAHARQQKVRLLLTALAMIAAIGVVLWVVSAYEAIASQFDEQTDDFIGNYTTFVVPKDADQQISPEVISAVASHPAVESANPVTQFKMMFRRANPLPDAGAPPRRFWPSVVGTDSPESRYPLMEGRWLDPNSQTESVVSSGVSDALGLKPGDAIRFRTVNGEVVDLDVVGIVQQPESEVEFAMTRTKGGAPGGVNRGPASLAAYVPMQLVPTLTGDTHPTNLIEVRMRPSKTADVLEDAIASANPAVELLRTDDIRSKISSGFEAEGARKQAYFVTALSILASAFIIFTTLSMGVNERARQMAVLRAVGLRRFQVAQLVFVEALVLAVFGWVGGLLGGWILLQLLANATPSLFPNGVQLGLASILLTGLCSFLGAILASILPIWKATRISPLEAMAPTPMRPKSGRWYVMATVVSLMLIAINPLLVYAVGMPEGVRFVLILLVGAPATVLGFALLAPLVVLGVERILSPLIAWIMRIQTGLVKSQLSTNMWRTTGIAASLMLGLGLYTATQVWGYSMLGGFMPGRWTPDTIVKFAEGIPREQYEQICQVTGIDSNRCLTAAVEQTKLVGDPLKAAERDSAVRQDNVSLVGLDTEKAFAGNNPLFQLRFVQGNREDALAKLQKGRFCLVPDTFDRLAGLKVGDTITMIPPNRPKEPVEYTIAGIVSMPGSNWITKTTGIRRHFVRTAGIVFAPEEEVREDFALPMLEYLWLDPQSGINDEQLKEALQAVVASAEKTSQRESAQQGIGPGRRVGGLSRDELQVTSLEDVRNSMRRRGGAAVGAMGWLPLITLLVVSLGIVNTMAASVRARRWEFGILRAIGLRRLGLVKLVLSEAIMIGLVASALSLLFGILTGWTCLGLVRYVSNQWFEGVSTPLVVPWSSLVFGYALTFTLCFLAALWPAISSGRTEPLTLLQAGRAST
- a CDS encoding ABC transporter ATP-binding protein, coding for MTTRPSSPLVVHGIRKQFKRAQTSITALSKVNLTAQVGEFIVIMGASGSGKSTLLHAIAGLTDVDSGKVIVNGQDLSQLNDVRLTKFRGKEIGLVFQAFNLIPSLSAEDNIRLPAPVSSTLSDRVNHLLQRLNLIERRLHKPGALSGGEQQRVAIARALICDPAILLADEPTGSLDYDAGQQICQLLSELSREQGRTILAVTHEPNVAMWADRVVVMRDGNNVAEFVPDGSRDPQSVALQYQSLLRDGVGAV